A genomic window from Silene latifolia isolate original U9 population chromosome Y, ASM4854445v1, whole genome shotgun sequence includes:
- the LOC141628913 gene encoding uncharacterized protein LOC141628913, producing MGEGLRWPRPPVEGQSWRNDSKKKCEFYRDIEHNTEDCYTLRREIRRLCEQGELSHLLPCGGKQQDKVSSAKPAALPTCTKIINVITRGSDLSILRYSATKRHAIETKGDRLETSCRVSHSNLPVVAFDEEDIHDSQKHHDALIITLSMANCTVRKVVVDTCSSFNLIMLKTIENMGFNEKDLQKKTIQLVGFSGEIANSLGEIVIPTYARGINKQVRYLVIDGPSTYNVILGRPWLHLMKTVPSTYHKCVKFPTP from the coding sequence ATGGGAGAAGGGCTAAGGTGGCCTAGGCCACCAGTAGAAGGACAGTCATGGCGAAATGACAGTAAGAAAAAATGTGAGTTCTATCGTGACATTGAGCATAACACGGAAGATTGTTACACTCTACGCAGGGAGATTAGACGCCTGTGCGAGCAGGgagagctgagccacctattaccatgtGGGGgaaagcagcaggataaggtgaGCTCTGCAAAGCCTGCAGCACTGCCTACATGCACtaagataataaacgtgataacacgcggctcagacttaagcatATTGAGATATTCGGCAACCAAGAGGCATGCTATTGAAACTAAGGGAGACAGACTAGAGACTTCCTGTAGAGTTTCCCATAGCAACCTGCCTGTTGTCGCCTTCGACGAAGAGGATATACACGACAGCCAgaaacatcatgacgcacttatcaTAACGctgtcaatggccaattgcacggtTAGAAAGGTCGTGGTAGATACTTGTAGCTCGTTCAACCTAATAATGTTaaaaactatagaaaacatggggttCAATGAGAAAGACTTGCAGAAGAAGACCATCCAGCTGGTGGGGTTCAGCGGAGAAATAGCTAACTCATTGGGAGAGATCGTGATTCCAACCTATGCAAGAGGAATCAACAAACAGGTGAGGTACTTGGTTATAGATGGACCATCTACCTATAATGTTATTCTTGGGAGACCATGGTTGCATCTAATGAAGACAGTCCCCTCAACGTATCATAAATGTGTGAAGTTCCCCACGCCTTAA